From Mesotoga sp. UBA6090, one genomic window encodes:
- a CDS encoding potassium channel family protein has translation MNNETGGVRQIVVSLVLLLAVFVIGIAGYSIIEGYNPIDSFFMIMITISTVGYSTPTDLSQSGKIFTSLIILASITIVVYAVSNITAFLVEGRVNKMIRRRRILKTIQKLENHYIVIGAGDLGSTIAHEMCKRNNDVVVVEKNEERLRDLTTREGGKLIYISGDATEEETLKNAGVDTAQGLLACLPDDVDNIFVVLTTRGINKQMKIISKVTHRENINKLTYAGADKVIPIQEIGAYRMVSMMLNPTITGFLDSISQSGSLQMRFEEVKVPYTFAKEGMSLEALKIPQKTGLIVIATVKDGVSKFNPSASTIVKPGDSLMVLGEHEQVVKLQTLLNAGLED, from the coding sequence ATGAACAACGAAACCGGTGGTGTAAGACAGATTGTTGTCTCTCTTGTTCTGTTACTGGCAGTGTTCGTAATTGGAATCGCAGGATACTCGATAATTGAAGGCTATAACCCGATCGACTCCTTTTTCATGATAATGATAACGATATCGACTGTTGGGTACAGCACGCCCACTGATCTCTCTCAGTCGGGAAAGATATTCACGAGTCTGATTATTCTGGCCAGTATTACGATAGTTGTGTATGCAGTCTCCAACATTACTGCCTTTCTTGTAGAAGGGCGTGTGAATAAGATGATCAGGAGGAGAAGGATATTGAAGACCATTCAGAAGCTCGAAAATCATTACATAGTAATCGGGGCGGGAGACTTGGGGTCTACAATCGCTCATGAGATGTGCAAGAGAAACAACGATGTGGTGGTAGTAGAAAAGAACGAAGAAAGGCTCAGGGATCTTACAACAAGAGAGGGAGGAAAACTCATCTATATCTCGGGAGATGCTACCGAAGAAGAGACTTTGAAGAATGCCGGGGTTGATACTGCCCAAGGGCTGCTCGCCTGTCTACCCGATGATGTGGACAACATATTCGTTGTCCTTACGACTAGAGGAATTAACAAGCAGATGAAGATTATCTCCAAGGTTACCCACCGCGAAAACATAAACAAACTCACCTATGCTGGCGCCGACAAAGTAATCCCGATTCAGGAAATCGGCGCATATAGAATGGTGTCAATGATGCTCAATCCAACTATAACAGGATTTCTCGACAGCATTTCTCAGTCCGGGTCACTTCAGATGCGCTTTGAAGAGGTCAAGGTACCCTACACTTTCGCTAAAGAGGGGATGTCGCTGGAGGCTTTGAAGATCCCGCAAAAAACCGGCTTGATAGTCATTGCAACAGTCAAGGATGGAGTCAGCAAGTTCAACCCAAGCGCTTCTACAATAGTCAAGCCGGGAGACAGTCTTATGGTGCTCGGCGAGCACGAGCAAGTTGTTAAACTTCAGACTCTGCTAAACGCCGGCCTGGAGGATTGA
- the rbfA gene encoding 30S ribosome-binding factor RbfA has product MASTYRREMLESEILKVLTVALSSYTSEKDSLGMASIVRVELTKDKRFATVYVSLMGPDDKKKKLVKKLNEDKGFFRTAIAKNIRLFKAPEIRFKEDTGIEASLRVAKLLEQIEKEKNDTENE; this is encoded by the coding sequence ATGGCAAGCACTTACAGAAGAGAGATGTTGGAGTCAGAGATATTGAAGGTTCTCACGGTAGCTCTATCATCTTACACCAGCGAAAAAGACTCACTGGGCATGGCTTCCATTGTCAGGGTCGAGCTAACCAAAGACAAACGGTTCGCAACCGTGTACGTGAGTCTAATGGGCCCCGATGACAAGAAGAAGAAGCTCGTTAAGAAACTGAACGAAGACAAGGGGTTCTTTAGAACTGCCATTGCAAAGAACATCAGGCTTTTCAAGGCCCCCGAGATTCGTTTTAAGGAAGACACGGGAATTGAGGCAAGCTTGAGAGTGGCCAAACTGCTCGAGCAGATCGAAAAGGAGAAGAACGACACGGAAAATGAATGA
- the ribF gene encoding riboflavin biosynthesis protein RibF has translation MYAACIGNFDGVHLGHRAIMQRTVDLAEDLGLQSVAISIVYPWGYYFPNFPGIIYPVTHRLELILSSGIEKVMTANMSEIRYLEPEDYISNLIKQGVRVVVVGSDFTFGNGAKGNVGLLKKLSEERDFRVEIVPDAMLDNRRISSSWIREALAKGDIALANSLLGKNYAIRGIVYKDKQLGSKIGFPTANIYRGDERLVTPKSGVYIVRSRIDSRDYFGLLNVGFRPTINTSEEVKYEVYFFNYSGNLYERKLELEVLEFIRPELKFESVDKLIEQIRHDEKVSRRWLEIHSDML, from the coding sequence ATGTATGCAGCTTGCATTGGCAATTTCGATGGCGTTCATCTCGGTCACAGGGCAATCATGCAAAGGACTGTGGATCTTGCCGAAGATCTCGGTCTGCAAAGTGTCGCGATTTCGATTGTCTATCCCTGGGGATACTACTTCCCGAATTTTCCCGGAATTATCTACCCGGTCACGCACCGTCTCGAGCTGATTCTGTCATCTGGCATCGAAAAGGTAATGACGGCCAACATGTCGGAGATAAGATATCTCGAGCCTGAAGACTACATTTCAAACCTGATAAAGCAGGGTGTGAGAGTCGTTGTAGTCGGTAGCGATTTCACCTTCGGAAACGGCGCAAAAGGAAATGTGGGTCTCCTGAAGAAGCTCTCAGAAGAGAGAGATTTCAGGGTTGAGATAGTCCCCGATGCTATGCTTGACAACAGAAGAATAAGCTCAAGCTGGATAAGAGAGGCTCTCGCCAAAGGCGATATCGCCCTGGCCAACTCTCTCCTCGGGAAGAATTACGCTATAAGGGGAATCGTCTACAAAGACAAGCAGCTGGGGTCGAAGATCGGCTTCCCGACCGCAAACATATACAGGGGCGACGAAAGACTGGTGACGCCGAAATCAGGAGTCTACATTGTCAGATCCCGAATAGATTCAAGAGATTACTTTGGTCTGCTGAATGTGGGTTTCAGACCAACAATAAACACATCGGAGGAAGTCAAATACGAAGTCTACTTCTTCAACTATTCCGGAAACCTCTACGAGAGAAAGCTCGAGCTGGAAGTCCTCGAATTCATCAGGCCGGAGCTAAAATTCGAATCCGTCGACAAACTGATAGAACAGATCAGACATGATGAAAAAGTCTCAAGACGCTGGCTTGAGATCCACTCAGACATGCTCTGA
- a CDS encoding cupin domain-containing protein, with translation MADKAIKYSAKGVDFAPGVKGFSAKAVEIKSPFSGRPEAHKYQHDLYVVISGTAKVKTGELSGEIKEISDGEYRSDEMIVEEEHVLQIGDSLLIPTGVGHSLIVESGSYSQWVFKIDKQ, from the coding sequence ATGGCAGACAAAGCGATAAAGTATTCGGCAAAAGGAGTGGACTTCGCACCCGGAGTGAAGGGATTCTCAGCGAAGGCCGTGGAGATAAAATCCCCATTCTCAGGGAGACCTGAGGCCCACAAGTATCAGCACGACCTGTATGTTGTAATTTCGGGAACTGCGAAGGTAAAGACTGGAGAGCTCAGCGGTGAGATCAAAGAAATCTCCGATGGCGAGTACAGGAGTGACGAAATGATTGTCGAAGAAGAACACGTCCTGCAAATAGGTGATTCACTGCTCATTCCTACCGGGGTAGGCCACTCGCTAATCGTCGAATCCGGCTCCTATTCACAATGGGTCTTCAAGATCGACAAGCAGTAA
- a CDS encoding ATP-dependent helicase has product MKKYTLKSSEIPGFLSEGLDEEQLKAVVESNGRSLIVAGPGSGKTRVITYKIAHLVSSSISPQNILLVTFTRAASREMIDRARRTSGSNLHGMLSGTFHHVCNYFLRKYSRAAELMENFTILDREDAKDLIKHCRTELLEERKGINSSTLPSAGVLQSIYSYSVNVLSSLRESTVRKNRKFLGSYDEIEEIWKRYVQEKTRQNCVDYDDLLLKALKLFNENPAILKKESERFRWVLVDEFQDTNVLQFRLVEMLSSVHGNLIVVGDDAQSIYSFRGARFENVYDFLAAKDAKIFKIQTNYRSTPQIVELINTIVPEDSIEKQLRAVRMNGPIPVVAETWDNLEEASFVAQRIQEHIDDGIDPESIAVLYRSHYHSLELQMEMDKRKMNFTLYSGPRFTETAHVKDILAVLKVIENPLDQISWGRFLRLFPGVGNTTSLKIIQGITAAVNDGHKPVDVVSSHVSNRVKLDKMVSIFGDIGEEEPPSEIIRRFYTDFYGDYLDEKFQDARERRMDVERMIEIAGRYKSISDLLEDLAVSEKIDIERESAEKQPSVVLTTVHQAKGLEWEVVFILAVNPGDFPNSMAIIEGSLSEEERIFYVAVTRAKDYLYILRQKGGRSRPMIGNRYVFRSGHDFVEKLPKDCFERWDVSWNF; this is encoded by the coding sequence ATGAAGAAATATACTCTCAAAAGTTCTGAAATTCCCGGATTTCTAAGTGAAGGACTCGACGAGGAGCAGCTGAAGGCTGTCGTCGAATCAAACGGACGTTCATTAATAGTTGCGGGCCCTGGTTCTGGAAAGACAAGGGTTATAACATACAAGATCGCACACCTTGTATCAAGCTCTATAAGTCCGCAAAATATCCTTCTTGTTACCTTTACGCGCGCGGCCTCTAGGGAAATGATTGATCGAGCAAGACGGACTAGCGGATCGAATCTTCATGGAATGCTTTCAGGCACGTTCCACCATGTCTGCAACTATTTCTTGAGAAAGTATTCCAGAGCGGCCGAGTTGATGGAAAACTTCACGATCCTTGATAGAGAGGATGCCAAGGATCTGATAAAACATTGCAGGACAGAACTTCTCGAGGAGAGGAAGGGAATCAACAGCTCGACTCTCCCCTCTGCCGGTGTATTACAGAGCATCTATTCGTACTCGGTCAATGTTCTTTCCTCCCTGAGAGAGTCGACAGTAAGAAAGAACAGGAAGTTTCTAGGTTCGTACGATGAGATTGAGGAGATCTGGAAGAGATATGTTCAGGAGAAGACTCGTCAGAACTGTGTAGACTATGACGATCTCCTTCTGAAGGCTCTCAAGCTTTTTAATGAGAATCCCGCTATCTTGAAGAAGGAGTCGGAAAGGTTCAGATGGGTTTTGGTCGATGAGTTTCAGGATACCAACGTTCTTCAGTTCAGACTTGTGGAGATGCTTTCTTCTGTTCATGGCAACCTGATCGTTGTAGGAGATGACGCTCAATCTATCTACTCTTTCCGTGGCGCGAGGTTTGAGAACGTCTATGACTTTCTTGCTGCAAAGGACGCCAAGATCTTCAAGATACAGACCAATTACCGTTCCACCCCTCAAATCGTTGAGCTAATCAATACTATAGTCCCTGAAGACTCGATTGAGAAGCAACTTAGGGCCGTTCGGATGAATGGCCCGATTCCAGTTGTCGCCGAGACCTGGGACAACCTTGAAGAAGCATCGTTTGTGGCTCAAAGAATACAGGAACATATAGACGATGGGATAGACCCTGAAAGCATAGCAGTCTTGTATCGTTCTCATTATCATTCACTGGAACTCCAGATGGAGATGGACAAAAGGAAGATGAATTTCACGCTCTACTCTGGGCCGAGATTTACAGAGACTGCTCATGTGAAGGATATTCTGGCGGTGCTGAAAGTAATTGAAAACCCGCTGGATCAAATCTCATGGGGAAGGTTTCTAAGACTTTTTCCAGGCGTAGGTAATACAACCTCGCTAAAAATAATCCAGGGAATAACAGCTGCCGTGAATGACGGTCACAAGCCGGTCGATGTTGTGAGTTCTCATGTGAGCAACCGTGTTAAGCTGGATAAAATGGTCAGTATCTTCGGCGACATTGGCGAAGAAGAACCTCCTTCGGAGATAATCAGGAGATTCTATACGGATTTCTACGGCGACTACTTGGACGAGAAGTTTCAAGATGCCAGAGAAAGAAGGATGGATGTTGAGAGGATGATCGAAATAGCAGGACGGTACAAATCGATCTCCGACCTCCTCGAGGACCTTGCTGTCAGCGAAAAAATCGACATCGAGCGAGAGTCGGCGGAGAAGCAGCCGTCTGTCGTTCTCACCACAGTTCATCAAGCGAAGGGACTGGAATGGGAAGTTGTCTTTATTCTTGCCGTCAATCCCGGTGATTTTCCCAATTCCATGGCCATAATCGAGGGTTCATTAAGCGAAGAAGAGAGAATTTTCTATGTGGCTGTTACGAGAGCAAAAGATTATCTTTACATACTCAGGCAGAAAGGCGGCAGGTCAAGACCTATGATAGGAAATAGATATGTCTTCAGAAGCGGACACGATTTTGTGGAGAAGTTGCCGAAAGACTGTTTTGAACGATGGGATGTTAGCTGGAATTTTTAG
- the truB gene encoding tRNA pseudouridine(55) synthase TruB: protein MNDGIVLVDKPVGVTSHDVVNFLRRKLNTKKIGHAGTLDPFASGLLIAGVKKGTRVLEYFLDMDKTYRAELELGRITDTFDNTGKTVEEREVPALSEDEIVSVLKSFEGEYLQVPPAYSAKKYNGERLYKLAREGKIINLPPRAVRVYSMTNISYSRERITFTARVSKGTYIRSLAMDIGYKLGCGATTTNLRRTSQGRFSVDSAFQIDDVSQISIIPLEEAVDFLPGLLLSDSETMNVLLGRQIYASGVAGILGKFAKDEIIRIVGSDEHLVAIARSERTSSFVKTLLRRGSVERVAKLVKVLGA from the coding sequence ATGAATGACGGAATCGTACTTGTTGACAAGCCAGTCGGCGTGACTTCTCACGATGTTGTCAACTTTCTTCGAAGAAAACTGAATACAAAGAAGATAGGCCATGCGGGAACGCTCGACCCCTTTGCCAGTGGGCTTCTCATAGCCGGAGTGAAAAAAGGGACGAGAGTGCTTGAGTACTTTCTCGACATGGACAAGACATACAGGGCAGAGCTCGAACTGGGACGAATAACGGACACATTTGACAATACGGGGAAGACGGTTGAAGAGAGAGAAGTTCCTGCGCTTTCCGAGGATGAGATAGTTTCTGTCTTGAAGTCCTTTGAAGGGGAGTATCTTCAGGTGCCTCCCGCATACTCTGCCAAGAAGTACAACGGAGAAAGACTTTACAAGCTTGCACGGGAGGGAAAGATCATCAACCTTCCGCCAAGAGCGGTAAGAGTGTATTCAATGACAAATATAAGCTATTCGAGAGAAAGGATTACCTTTACTGCGAGAGTCTCAAAGGGAACCTACATAAGGTCGCTGGCGATGGACATAGGCTATAAGCTCGGCTGTGGAGCGACTACTACAAACCTCCGCCGGACCTCGCAAGGAAGGTTTTCAGTCGACAGCGCTTTTCAGATCGACGATGTCTCCCAGATCTCAATCATTCCGCTGGAAGAAGCGGTTGACTTTCTTCCCGGCCTGCTCCTAAGCGATTCCGAGACCATGAACGTGCTGCTTGGCCGACAGATCTACGCCAGCGGAGTTGCCGGTATCCTGGGCAAATTTGCCAAGGATGAGATAATACGCATTGTTGGAAGCGACGAGCACCTTGTTGCGATAGCTAGATCCGAACGCACCTCCTCATTCGTAAAAACTCTACTTAGGAGGGGTTCTGTCGAGAGAGTGGCAAAACTCGTGAAGGTTCTCGGTGCCTGA